In Vidua macroura isolate BioBank_ID:100142 chromosome 9, ASM2450914v1, whole genome shotgun sequence, the genomic window atttttccttttaataggaattaaataaaacaacattCAAGGTGGATTTCAGCAAGATAAAAAggatgttttattatttttaacacttttAGTTGACCCAGGGATGTGTTTGACTCCGTGGGATGCTTCATTCcttgttgggttttctttttttcctttacgAACCAGATTACAAGGATtccaaggaaaagaataaaatggaaatCCTGTACATCCTGGTGCCAAGTGTCACCATTCCCCTGGCCATAGCCTTGCTCTTCTTCTTCATCTGCATCTGTCGCAACAACCAGAAATCCTCGTCCCCCCCAGTGCAGAGGCAGCCCAAACACGTCCGGGGGCAGAACGTGGAGATGTCCATGCTCAACGCCTACAAACCAAAGGTAAACCCACATTTCTGCTTCCACAtccacaggcagggagggaaatgcTTCAAAAATCCCAGCACTGAGATATTCAGGTGTTTTCCAGCCTGGGATTTGTGTGATTTTTGTGAGgcttttctcagcagcagcagcagcagcatgtgctGGACCAAGGGGGGGATTCCTGTGTGTCAGTGTCCCTGGAGAAATAATGGAGTTTTTGTGTGATAAAGCAAGAAAACCCTTCCTGAAGCATCTCTAAAACACCTCATTTAAGTGAGAGGGTAATGCAGGTAAAGAAGTGATTCAGCATTTCCTCAGGAGAGCTTTTCATGGCTCGGCTCAGTTCATCTGTCACCTTTCACTCTCAGTTAAGTCACCTTTGGAAAGATTTGTTCCTTGGGTTTTCAGACTTCCCCATTCCCTCAGCTAAAAGCAGAAATGTCTGAAACAGCCTCAAAGCTCTGCcttgcagcacagctcctgctgctgcagtttggcTTCACCACAGCCCCACGTTCaggaacaattttaaaaatcattttgatTTAAGTGTGACCAACCTCGTGCTCCTGATTTCCTGGTGGGATGTGCAgaccagggcagggctggaggtcATCCACGGGCACAGGAATGCCCTGCAAGAGCATTTTTGTGTTCCACACCATGCCAAGGCTCTTGATCCTCAGGaatcccttccagctcaagGTATTTTATGGTTCTTCAAGAACTTGATGGGCTTTGCTCATTTGGAATTTGGCAGGCTTTCTTCTTTTAGAGTGAAAACCTGTGTCTCAATCCCACACACACTGGCCTGGTgaatttatcttcattttccttGGAAGTTCCCAGTTCCAGCTTTCCTGTACAGCTTGGAGTGGTTTGTAGCTCAAAATGTTGGTAGCAGTAAAACAACATTTAATAAAGTCAGTGTCCAAACTGCATCTTGCATCCAACCTCCTGgaatattttgttaaatttgGGGTTGCCTCTTGCTCCCTGTTctgctgggaatttggggttcaATCCTGAAGATAATGGGAATGCCAGCATCCTTTTACTGAGGATGCAATTCCCACCTTTCctgctggcacacacagcacaggaaagCAGAAGTTCCTGGAAATGTTTACAAATATTGACCATTCTCTTGCCTTTCAATTTGCAAGTCATGTGCTgcaggaatattttcattttattaatgctCATTCAGGtttttcccactgggaaagcCAGCTCTCCCTGTCTCCACTGTTTTGATTGCCTTTCAAAcaatattttcaaggaaaggaaatggaatcttattttgaaaattgaTGTCAGCTTTGGGTGAAAACACATTTAAGCTTCAAGCTCCCACTGAGGCAGTTGTTTGCTTGGATAAATAGGAATGTTAGCATTTCCTCCAGTTTTAAGGGATTTTAATTGCCttcaaaaatataataaattaagGACATCTTGTCCTGGAGCTGAAGAAGAGGTGGAAGGGGTGGgtttccctctcccttccccctgaCCTGCTGCCTCTTGTGTATTGTGCACTTCCCTACATTTTGGACGCCCGTGTGTGACAAATACTTGTCAAACAAAAGCTGAGCAGATTTACAACTGCTCCACTCCAAATGAGCCCTTCCTGCCAAAACTTTATGACTTCATTTTCTACCCCCAGTTTTCCACTCTGTTGGTTCAAACAGACGGACCCAGGCTCAGGTCAGACAGAGGTCATTTCACTTTCATTactaaaatataatttacaaTATGCCAGACCTAAACAAGTTTTAACCTAAAGGATTTGGGTAATATAAACCATCTGTTCCTCAACAATATAGCTAATTTCCTGCCATCACTGTGCAGTCTACTGGGCTGCCTGCTTAAAtggcattattattattattattattattattattattattatcattatggTGATTATTAATGCAGTGTTTGTATGAAAGTCATAAGTGATCAATACAATTAGAATTAATTCATGCAGAAATGGCTTTTTGCTCTGATTATTTGAAGtgtcagggttttttcccaCCTTGCCACTGGAAAGCTGGCCTTGCATGATTTCAGGAATGCAAATGCCAATGTTTACACTAATTTACAGAACCTAGATCCCAAACTCATTAACCTTAAATTACTACCTGTGGATTTACTGAGGGCCCTAAATGAGTGGGTTTGGGTGTTACAAGCACAAGTGGAAGTTGGGAATAATGCAGGTTCTTTATGGCCCAGGAGTGAATATCTGCACACCAAAGGGCAATAAATGTTTAAAGGGTTTGCCTTTCTCCTTTGAGAAACTCACTGTCAGAGTTTCAGGATGGAACAGAAAAGTGGGAGCAGAAACAGGCTCTGCTGTACCTGGAAGGGTTAACAGCAAAGTCAAGGGAGAATTGGCTACAAGGACatggtttttaaaacaaaatcatttttttcctgctggaactCCAGGGCCTGGCCCAGAAAACACTTCAGCATGGACCTCTTAGAGCATGGGAATTGCCTCAATTCCTGAGATTAGTCACATTCAGTTGGAAGTACAGAAATGCCCAAGGCCAAATGCCGAGATGCTGATGGCTCCTGCATATATGTGGATCCAATTCTTGTTGTGTTTGACCTTGTGGAGAGGATGGGAAGGAATTTGTCACCTTTGGGAGCGTGGTGACCCCGCTTGGATCCCGGTGTCCCTCGGGCTGTGCCTGCCACCAGTGGGATCATTGCTCCTGTGTCCATCTCCTTGGCTCCCACACAGGCTGCACTGAGAGGTTTCACTTTAAAAAGGCTCTTTTCAGTCCTGACCTGTCGTTGGTGTTTCTCTCACAGAGCAAAGCCAAGGAGCTGCCCCTCTCCGCCGTTCGCTtcatggaggagctgggggaatGTGCTTTTGGGAAGATCTACAAGGGCCACCTCTACCTGCCGGGCATGGACCACGCCCAGCTCGTGGCCATCAAGACCCTCAAGGACTTCAACAACCCGCAGCAGTGGGCTGAATTCCAGCAGGAAGCGTCCCTGATGGCCGAGCTGCACCACCCCAACATCGTGTGCCTGCTGGGCGTGGTGACGCAGGAGCAGCCCGTGTGCCTCCTGTTCGAGTACACCAACCAGGGCGACCTGCACGAGTTCCTGGTCATGCGCTCGCCCCACTCCGACGTGGGCTGCAGCAGCGACGAGGACGGCACGGTCAAGTCCAGCCTGGACCACAGCGACTTCCTGCACATCGCCGTGCAGATCGCCGCCGGCATGGAGTACCTGGCCGGACACTTCTTCGTCCACAAGGACCTGGCAGCCCGCAACATCCTGATCGGGGAGCAGCTCCACGTGAAGATCTCCGACCTGGGGCTCTCCAGGGAGATCTACTCGGCCGATTACTACAGGGTGCAGAACAAGTCCCTGCTGCCCATCCGCTGGATGCCCCCCGAGGCCATCATGTACGGCAAGTTCTCCTCCGACTCCGACATTTGGTCCTTCGGGGTGGTTTTGTGGGAAATATTCAGCTTCGGCCTTCAGCCCTACTACGGATTCAGCAACCAGGAGGTCATCGAGATGATCCGGAAGCGCCAGCTGCTGCCGTGCTCCGAGGACTGTCCGCCCAGGATGTACAGCCTGATGACGGAGTGCTGGCACGACCTGCCCTCCCGCAGGCCGCGCTTCAAGGAGATCCACGCGCGCCTGCGCTCCTGGGAAGGGCTCTCCAGCCACACCAGCTCCACCACCCCCTCGGGCGGCAACGCCACCACCCAGACCACCTCGCTGAGCGCCAGCCCCGTCAGCAACCTCAGCAACCCCAGGTACCCCAACTACATGTTCCCGGCGCAGGGCATCCCCCAGGGCCAGCTGGCGGGGTTCATGGGGCCGCCCCTGGCGCAGAACCAGCGCTACATCCCCATCAACGGGTACCCCATCCCGCCGGGCTACGCCGCCTTCCCCGCGCCCCACTACCCCCCGCAGGCTCCCCCCAGGGTGATCCAGCACTGCCCCCCTCCCAAGAGCCGCTCGCCCAGCAGCGCCAGCGGCTCCACCAGCACGGGCCACGTCACCAGCCTGCCGTCGTCGGGGTCCAACCAGGAAGCCAACATTCCCCTGCTATCCCACATGGCCATTCCCAGCCACCCGGCGGGGATGGGGATGACGGTGTTTGGCAGTAAGACTCAAAAACCCTACAAAATTGACTCCAAGCAGTCTTCCCTGCTGGGGGACTCCAGCATCCACGGACCCAACGACTCGGTGATTTCGGCGGAGTTGTAAATACGTGAGGCCTTTGTAAATAGAACCCTTTAGACGCAGACTCGGAAGGGGtaggagagatttttttttttttttttttttttttttttttttttttttctccctattcaaatattttattgaagaTCCTTTTCTGGTTGTTGGGCAGACATTGCAGCAAAGTGTCTTCTGTGAAGTTTCACTGCTCGCCAGGATGGGCAGGCACAACCAGAAGGATCCTCGTGGTGGGAATCCTCAGCCTGGGCCACGTTTCTCCAAGTGCCACCAGCAATTCAAAGAGGGGCAGAGGGCATCTGAGgggttttgttaaaataaaaacattttatctgatgctttttcacagcttttttgAAGCTCCGGCGTGGTTTGAATcacaggaactttttttttaatgctgaaaacCATATTTTAATAATTGTCTCTTTTTTTAGGAGATGCAAAGATTCGGAGATCTGGGTGTGCAATTTCAGTGCcaacagggaaaatatttgtaaatgttGCAGTCGAGGATTGTGTTTCAAATATGTGATCTGAGAGCTGAATCAGTTCCttcaggtgggattttggtCTTTGGTTTGGTTGGGAGTCTGAACTCAGATTCATAccaaaaaaaatgtcatttatgtGACGGCACAAGTGCTGGAGTTATCAGCTTGCAGTCTACAAACCTcatctgctgctggctgctaaGGAGAGCTGGAGCTCTTAAGGAATTGCcttaaaggaaatgaaattaaagggCTTTAATTTCAGAACCTGAATCAACTTCTTCAAAGATAACGTTTGGTGATCTAGTCGCTCAAGCAGGAATTTTATATCCTTTTGTTGCTATGCAACTGTGTAATGGAAAAGCGCCAAACCACAATTTTAGAGATGACAATCAGTTTTCCCAGGAATATTTATTGTGTCATTTCAGTGACTCTGACTCCAGTAACCCTGGAAAAAGGGAGGCTCACATTCCATCAGGCAGCAAACCCATCGATAGCAGTTGTGTCTAATAATGTGAATTAGTGCTGATTTTCCACTTAGAAATGCACCATTTGTGTCATTAAAAAACCCATTCAGGTAGAACCAATCGAGATTCTTCATTTGAAACCACTTTAATGAGGTACACACGTGCTGTGTACGGTACATTTTCCACagactctttttattttttttttttttgtactgaataatatttttattgtccACAAAAACAATCTTTTTGCTCCGTTGACAATGTTGTATAATAGgactttatttttatctttttgcaCAAAAGTGTGATGATGTTTTTGTACAGCAGAAGTGAAAATACATCTCTGCATTTTATATCTTGGGGctgtttcttttgatttttacCCTGATGTAGATGTTCCTGAAATATATTATGGTGATACTCAGCCACTACCTTATACAAAtatctttctttgttttcactgCATGCTTTTAATCACTGTATTACTTGATGATTGAGTTATTAATTACGGGCATTTCAATTAGgcaagcatggaaaaaaaaaaatgtaataacaAAGGCTATTTTATAACTGAGATATGtgcatttttgtatttcacGTGCCAGAGATGATATTAAACACTGATTATTTTATGCTGCTGTTTATTAAAACGCTGTTTTACCACGAACACGTCGGCGTTTCCTCCATCCTGAGGGACATGGAAGGATCCACGGCTCCCAGTTTCCAGGGAAGCTGAGCTGCTGTCAGCCAAGCATCCTTGGCTTTAATCAGGAATTAGGAATAACCAAATCcttcaggagcagcagtgggatcGTAAAATAATCCCTCACACACTTTGTGGTTTTACGTTCAAACCGCTCACGGCTCAGTTTGaggtttttcctttatttcaaagcTGAGGTTAAAGTATTTTTAGGCATGAACCAGCTCTGAACAACACACCTGGAAAGCCTTGGGaagccctctccctgccctgcctccctcTCAGCaggggaaatctgggaattctgaGGCTGAAATCACAGCCTGGCTCACGCCTGATGCAGAGGGAGGTAACGCAGAGAGGCAGGAGCTCCTCGGGGAGAGATGAGAGGGAAAAACCGAAAGGAACTGATGAGGTaatgtggaaaataaatgttgCCAGAAATGGAGGAGTCCCCCCCTCAGGTGGGAATGCAGACACAGGATGAAAGCTGGTTTTGTGGCAAACAAAGGGGGAGGGAATATTCCAGATGCTAAATCATCATCCCTCCCTTCTTCAAGGagagagcacagccagggctgttgGAAATGCAGCAGTCTTGGCTGGATGGAGGAGCTCTGGAGGATTGGGAATAAAACTCCGGATGAACCGTATTTACTGAGCCTTCACTCTGGACAATCTCATCCCCTCCAGCCTGGTTGTGTCGCTGTGAAGGAGAGTAAATATTTGCTGATGTAAAGACCACTGAGGCAGAGGCTGAAATGGGGATTTGGTTCCTTTGTTCCCACAGAGGAGTGACTAGGCTGGAATTCTGCATTCCCTGAGCTGAGAGGAGaagcccagagctgcctgtgcagaAATGAGGGCTGGAAAGCTCAGAACTCACCAGGATGTGCTTAttcagggatgctcaggaggGAGTCTGTGCCTTGCTTTGCAGGAACAAGGATTTCCAGGGAGGTTTGGAAATCCTCAATCCCATTTCCTTGTCCCGTGATCTGCGTTCACCAGGAGAGCCCTGaaacagctccaggctgccaggAGAACGCTCCAAGCACAAACTCCTGCTGGATCCAAGGCTGTGCAATGTGTGCTTACCTCCCACATCCATTGGCTCTCGTTCCTGCACGTTCATCAGGAGGAATTTGGCTTTTGGGCAGGATCCACCTTTGGGGTGTCTGAGCTTTGGCTTTGCCTGCTCCAAACGGGGTTGGGCATCCAGAGGAGATGGTTTGGCTTGGGAGGGACCTTcaatcccaccccatcccatggcagggacacctccactgtcccaggctgctccagcctggctttgggcactgccagggatccaggggcagccacagccgctctgggaattccatcccagcccctccccacatcccaaggaacaattccttcccattATCCCGTTGATTTGAGGGATTTGatggtgcagccccagctcccaggtGCTTCTGGTGTGAGCACAGGGTTTAGAAAGCAGAGTCCTGAGCCAGCAAAAAGAGGCATTTTGAACACAGTTGCTCTAAAGAACATTTTTGCACAAACAacacaatattttttcaaatccactagatttaaaaaaaaaaaaaaaaaaaaaaaaaaagtcgatttttcatttgcagaaaAATTTGACGGCATCTTTCTTGTGTGTTATGATATTTTAACCAGTGTTTCTTTATGAATTACTGGTTCTGTGgtcagggggtggaatgagcagctggttctgctgcagaacatccatgggaaaaaatgggaaaatcccCTTTCCATGGGCCTGGAGCCTCTCAAAGATGTGATGTCTGCACAGTCCAAGCAGCAATTTTTTATCTTGCTGTGGGCTATCTTTTATGGGAGGAGGGAGAATATTGCCCCCCAGTTGGTCACTCTCCAGCCCATGGTATTTCTGCCTGTTTGATCTCCCCCAGATTAAAGTTCAGCCCATTGCAGGACAGTTTATATTGCTGAGgtaatagaaaattattaaaaccaGAGAGAGACACAATATTGGGGCTGCACATCAAAAGCTCTTTAAGACAAAGGAGGGAAAATTGACTCAAAACTGGAATTATTGGAAGCATCTGTGGTGTCCTTTATTTCCCATTTAACAGTGCAACACATTTGGGAGTGGTGTTGGGCTGGTTCTGGGCCTTAATTTGCTGAGTTTTACCCTAAACCCTGTGGTTTATCTGCTCCTGCAGGGGGAACAGCAGCTCTTGGTAAATGAATTTTGACCTTGAGACACAAAGGAGGATTCTGCAGTGCTGCAACCTTCTTCAGCTGTGTGGAGAATTTGGGTTCttttaatggaatttaaaagcagaaaccTCTGTTAGATTTATAAGGAACATGTGGGCTTGTAAACCACGagtggtgctgggagcaggatctGTTGGGGCTGTGGGGAATATCTGTGTAAATCCAATGGGTTTGCTGGGCATTTCCAGAGTTCATCAAAAACCCAATAACATTTTGGAGCAGCAAGGATAACAAGGATTCCCAATCC contains:
- the ROR1 gene encoding inactive tyrosine-protein kinase transmembrane receptor ROR1, which encodes MQQPGGADGSLPLLLPLLLLLRAGSRAEPGDATQGVNSSVVADFMPTSSWNISSELDKDYFLTLDEPMNNITTTLGQTAELHCKVSGNPPPTVRWLKNDAPVVQEPRRISFRATPYGSRLRIRNLDTTDTGYFQCVATNGRRTVSTTGVLFVKFGPPPTASPGSSDEYEEDGFCQPYRGIACARFIGNRTIYMESLHMQGEIENQITAAFTMIGTSSHLSDKCSQFAIPSLCHYAFPYCDETSSAPKPRDLCRDECEILENVLCQTEYIFARSNPMILMRLKLPNCEDLPQPDSPEAVNCIRIGIPMADPINKNHRCYNSTGVDYRGTVSVTRSGRQCQPWNSQYPHTHTFTAARYPELNGGHSYCRNPGNQKDAPWCFTLDENLKSELCDVLACDYKDSKEKNKMEILYILVPSVTIPLAIALLFFFICICRNNQKSSSPPVQRQPKHVRGQNVEMSMLNAYKPKSKAKELPLSAVRFMEELGECAFGKIYKGHLYLPGMDHAQLVAIKTLKDFNNPQQWAEFQQEASLMAELHHPNIVCLLGVVTQEQPVCLLFEYTNQGDLHEFLVMRSPHSDVGCSSDEDGTVKSSLDHSDFLHIAVQIAAGMEYLAGHFFVHKDLAARNILIGEQLHVKISDLGLSREIYSADYYRVQNKSLLPIRWMPPEAIMYGKFSSDSDIWSFGVVLWEIFSFGLQPYYGFSNQEVIEMIRKRQLLPCSEDCPPRMYSLMTECWHDLPSRRPRFKEIHARLRSWEGLSSHTSSTTPSGGNATTQTTSLSASPVSNLSNPRYPNYMFPAQGIPQGQLAGFMGPPLAQNQRYIPINGYPIPPGYAAFPAPHYPPQAPPRVIQHCPPPKSRSPSSASGSTSTGHVTSLPSSGSNQEANIPLLSHMAIPSHPAGMGMTVFGSKTQKPYKIDSKQSSLLGDSSIHGPNDSVISAEL